A section of the Rhizobium sp. Pop5 genome encodes:
- the ispG gene encoding flavodoxin-dependent (E)-4-hydroxy-3-methylbut-2-enyl-diphosphate synthase encodes MSSAADFDPKPRRASVAVDVGGVIVGGGAPIVVQSMTNTDTADIDSTVAQVAALHRAGSELVRITVDRDESAAAVPKIRERLLRLGMDVPLIGDFHYIGHKLLADHPACAEALAKYRINPGNVGFKDKKDKQFAEIIEMAIRYDKPVRIGVNWGSLDQDLLTALMDQNAEAGSPLSARQVTREAIVQSALLSAALAEEIGLPRNRIILSTKVSQVQDLIAVNSMLAERSNHALHLGLTEAGMGTKGIVASSAAMGFVLQHGIGDTIRVSLTPEPNGDRTREVQVAQEILQVMGFRQFVPVVAACPGCGRTTSTVFQELAQNIQNDIRKNMPVWREKYPGVEALNVAVMGCIVNGPGESKHADIGISLPGTGETPAAPVFIDGKKALTLRGPNIASDFEALVVDYIEKRFGRKTAAE; translated from the coding sequence ATGTCTTCAGCCGCCGATTTTGATCCGAAACCGCGCCGCGCTTCTGTCGCCGTCGATGTCGGCGGCGTCATCGTCGGCGGGGGCGCGCCGATTGTCGTGCAATCCATGACGAATACGGACACCGCCGATATCGATTCGACCGTCGCGCAGGTCGCGGCTCTCCACCGGGCGGGCTCGGAGCTGGTGCGTATCACCGTCGATCGCGACGAGAGTGCCGCCGCCGTCCCGAAGATCCGCGAGCGGCTGCTGCGGCTCGGCATGGATGTGCCGCTGATCGGCGACTTCCACTATATCGGCCACAAGCTGCTGGCCGATCATCCGGCCTGCGCCGAGGCTCTGGCAAAATACCGGATCAATCCCGGTAATGTCGGCTTCAAGGACAAGAAGGACAAGCAGTTCGCCGAGATCATCGAAATGGCGATCCGCTACGACAAGCCGGTGCGCATCGGCGTCAACTGGGGCTCGCTCGACCAGGATCTCTTGACGGCGCTGATGGACCAGAATGCCGAAGCCGGTTCGCCGCTTTCGGCAAGGCAGGTGACGCGCGAGGCGATCGTGCAGTCGGCGCTGCTTTCGGCGGCCCTTGCAGAGGAGATCGGCCTGCCGCGCAACCGCATCATCCTGTCCACCAAGGTCAGCCAGGTGCAGGATCTGATCGCCGTCAACTCCATGCTCGCCGAGCGTTCGAACCATGCGCTGCATCTCGGCCTGACCGAGGCCGGCATGGGCACCAAGGGCATCGTCGCTTCGTCAGCTGCCATGGGCTTCGTGCTGCAGCACGGCATCGGCGATACGATCCGCGTGTCGCTGACGCCCGAGCCGAATGGCGACCGCACGCGCGAAGTCCAGGTAGCGCAGGAAATCCTGCAGGTCATGGGTTTCCGTCAGTTCGTGCCTGTTGTTGCCGCCTGTCCCGGCTGCGGGCGCACGACCTCGACGGTATTCCAGGAACTGGCCCAGAACATCCAGAACGATATTCGCAAGAACATGCCGGTCTGGCGCGAGAAATATCCCGGCGTCGAGGCGCTGAACGTCGCCGTGATGGGCTGCATCGTCAACGGGCCGGGCGAGAGCAAACATGCCGATATCGGCATTTCGCTTCCCGGCACCGGCGAGACGCCGGCCGCGCCGGTTTTCATCGACGGCAAGAAGGCGCTGACGCTGCGCGGTCCCAATATCGCTTCCGATTTCGAAGCGCTTGTGGTCGATTATATCGAGAAGCGCTTCGGCCGGAAGACGGCGGCGGAATGA
- a CDS encoding MFS transporter — protein MDSHVSAPGVRSGFVTKSRAAVSLLFLMNGFVVGCWAPKIPDFAERLALSKFELGLMILVFGVGSLVMMPIAGAQIAKHGSRVVVQALAVCVLPLLLALTLAPNVITGAISLFLFGGFIGAMDVAMNANAVSVEKSMRRAIMSSCHAFWSLGGLIGSGLGGIVISKLGILGHAELATMLAAIFLAVAWPMILADPPHPDTKKEKTRLPMVPLPWLLGLMALFSMVPEGAVLDWGALYLRQEMDASVALSGLGFAAFSATMAIMRFAGDLVRDRLGGVKTLRICTLFAIVGMLLAGLAPDAEIAILGFAFCGIGISNMVPIAFSAAGNIPGLKPGIGISVVTTMGYSGMLVAPSVIGFVAEHVGFAVVFMALPVLLLVVLAFSRLAHYADGVSGGGH, from the coding sequence ATGGATAGTCATGTAAGTGCGCCGGGGGTCCGGAGCGGCTTCGTTACCAAGAGCAGGGCGGCGGTTTCCCTGCTCTTTCTGATGAACGGCTTTGTCGTTGGCTGCTGGGCCCCGAAGATCCCGGATTTTGCCGAGCGTCTGGCACTGAGCAAGTTCGAACTGGGGCTGATGATCCTCGTCTTCGGCGTCGGCTCGCTGGTCATGATGCCGATTGCCGGCGCGCAGATCGCCAAACATGGCTCGCGCGTCGTCGTTCAGGCCCTGGCTGTTTGCGTGCTGCCGCTGCTGCTGGCATTGACGCTCGCGCCAAATGTGATCACCGGGGCAATCTCGCTCTTCCTGTTTGGCGGCTTCATCGGCGCAATGGATGTGGCGATGAATGCCAATGCGGTGTCGGTCGAGAAATCCATGCGTCGTGCAATCATGTCGTCCTGCCACGCTTTCTGGAGCCTGGGCGGACTGATAGGTTCGGGTCTCGGCGGCATCGTGATTTCCAAGCTCGGCATTCTCGGCCATGCCGAACTGGCGACGATGCTGGCGGCGATCTTCCTGGCCGTTGCATGGCCGATGATCCTTGCCGATCCCCCGCATCCCGACACCAAGAAGGAAAAGACAAGATTGCCGATGGTGCCGCTGCCTTGGCTGCTCGGTTTGATGGCCCTGTTCTCCATGGTGCCTGAGGGTGCGGTTCTGGACTGGGGCGCTCTCTATCTCCGCCAGGAAATGGATGCGTCCGTGGCCCTTTCCGGTCTTGGCTTCGCAGCCTTTTCGGCGACGATGGCAATCATGCGCTTTGCCGGCGACCTGGTGCGCGACCGTCTAGGCGGCGTCAAAACGCTGCGGATCTGCACTTTGTTTGCCATCGTCGGCATGCTGCTTGCAGGCTTGGCGCCCGATGCCGAGATCGCCATTCTGGGCTTTGCCTTTTGCGGCATCGGCATTTCCAACATGGTGCCGATCGCCTTTTCGGCGGCGGGCAATATTCCCGGCCTCAAGCCCGGCATCGGTATCTCGGTCGTCACGACCATGGGTTATTCTGGCATGCTGGTCGCGCCGTCGGTGATCGGCTTCGTCGCCGAGCATGTCGGCTTTGCGGTCGTCTTCATGGCGCTGCCGGTGCTGCTGCTGGTCGTTCTGGCGTTTTCCAGGCTGGCCCATTATGCCGATGGGGTCTCCGGAGGCGGTCACTGA
- a CDS encoding DeoR/GlpR family DNA-binding transcription regulator, which yields MQDFLLRERQGVIAERLRLNGRVLAAELALEFGVSEDTVRRDLREMAAAGLCERVYGGALPVSPAHGSLTQRVGFAADRKQALARAAAKQIAAGSCVFFDAGSTNLAIANALPAELELTAATNAPVIAAALIDKPAVNVILIGGMVDRQTGGSLGAKALRDMEQISPDLCILGACGVDLEAGITVFGFEDAELKRFATSRSKKVLVAATSEKFGTAAPHSILPVSHCECLVVEHDADPAILDRYRERGCRTVIAEKMN from the coding sequence ATGCAGGATTTTCTGTTGCGAGAGCGTCAAGGCGTCATTGCCGAGCGGTTACGGCTGAACGGCCGCGTGCTGGCTGCGGAACTTGCGCTCGAATTCGGCGTCTCTGAAGATACGGTGCGGCGCGATCTGCGCGAGATGGCGGCGGCGGGGCTGTGCGAACGGGTCTATGGCGGCGCCCTGCCGGTTTCTCCGGCGCATGGAAGTCTGACGCAGCGCGTGGGGTTTGCCGCCGACCGCAAGCAGGCCCTGGCGCGCGCTGCGGCAAAGCAGATCGCTGCCGGTTCGTGCGTGTTCTTCGATGCCGGCAGCACCAATCTGGCGATCGCCAATGCCTTGCCGGCCGAACTCGAACTGACGGCTGCGACCAATGCGCCGGTGATTGCCGCAGCACTCATCGACAAGCCTGCTGTCAACGTCATCCTGATCGGCGGCATGGTGGACCGGCAGACGGGCGGCTCGCTCGGCGCCAAGGCCTTGCGGGATATGGAGCAGATTTCGCCCGATCTCTGCATTCTCGGCGCCTGCGGCGTCGATCTCGAGGCCGGCATCACTGTGTTCGGCTTCGAGGATGCGGAACTCAAGCGGTTTGCCACATCAAGGAGCAAGAAGGTGTTGGTCGCCGCAACCTCGGAGAAATTCGGCACGGCTGCCCCCCATAGCATCCTGCCGGTTTCCCATTGCGAATGCCTGGTCGTCGAGCACGATGCCGATCCGGCCATTCTCGACCGTTACCGCGAGCGCGGATGCAGGACCGTTATCGCCGAGAAAATGAACTGA
- a CDS encoding DMT family transporter has translation MKNSVSLGILLTSLAYMAFTFHDAIIKILVVSIPVWQILFFRSLTILLGCLAYGRAKLVRQTMTSPIIKPMIARSVLLLSAWLSYYSAASHLQLAEVTTLYYAAPVVGTLLAWFILKEEVTPARWLAVGVGFVGVLIACNPIGLTISWPVYLALQAAVLWASAMVLLRKTSLHEKTIVQLTVSNVFFLVMTGVAVLYTWQTPDMTQLALLIATGVVAGSAQFALFEGMRRAPVSVLAPFEYTSLGWAFILGYLIWTDIPGSNVFAGACLILGAGLIIIVSERLRRRAAA, from the coding sequence GTGAAAAACTCCGTCAGCCTGGGCATCCTGCTCACGAGCCTCGCCTATATGGCGTTCACCTTTCATGACGCCATCATCAAGATCCTGGTGGTCAGCATCCCAGTCTGGCAGATCTTGTTTTTCCGTAGCCTGACAATCCTGCTCGGTTGTCTCGCCTATGGTCGCGCCAAGCTCGTCCGTCAGACGATGACGTCGCCGATCATTAAGCCGATGATTGCCCGTAGCGTCCTTCTACTCTCCGCCTGGCTTTCCTATTATTCCGCCGCGAGCCACCTGCAGCTTGCCGAGGTGACGACGCTTTATTACGCAGCACCCGTTGTCGGCACCCTGCTTGCGTGGTTCATCCTGAAGGAGGAGGTCACGCCGGCGCGCTGGCTGGCCGTTGGCGTCGGTTTTGTCGGCGTACTCATCGCCTGCAATCCGATCGGTCTCACCATTTCCTGGCCGGTCTATCTCGCGCTGCAGGCAGCCGTTCTCTGGGCCTCGGCCATGGTGCTGCTGCGCAAGACCTCGCTGCACGAGAAGACCATCGTCCAGCTGACCGTTTCCAACGTCTTTTTCCTTGTGATGACTGGCGTTGCCGTTCTTTACACCTGGCAAACGCCCGACATGACACAACTGGCGCTTCTCATTGCCACCGGCGTCGTTGCCGGCTCGGCCCAGTTCGCTCTCTTCGAGGGCATGCGCCGGGCGCCCGTCTCCGTGCTTGCGCCGTTCGAATATACCTCTTTGGGCTGGGCCTTCATCCTCGGCTATCTGATCTGGACGGATATCCCCGGCTCGAACGTCTTCGCCGGTGCGTGCTTGATCCTCGGCGCCGGATTGATCATCATCGTCAGCGAAAGGCTGCGCCGCCGCGCTGCGGCTTGA
- a CDS encoding amino acid ABC transporter substrate-binding protein, with amino-acid sequence MNWLKTVAAAALIQAAALLPAHAGENLAAIKSAGVFKIGTEGTYAPFTYHDESGKLVGFDVEIGEAIAAKLGVKAEFVEGKWDGLIAGLDAKRYDTVINQVGITEARKQKYDFSEPYIASKAVLIIREGDDSIKTFADLKGKKAAQSLTSNFGKIATESGAELVGTDGFDQSIQLVLTKRADATINDSLSFLDFKKHKPDAPVKIAAEQENADYSGVIIRKSEPELLEAINKALADIKADGTYKKIADKYFGQDVSK; translated from the coding sequence ATGAACTGGTTGAAAACCGTCGCCGCCGCCGCTCTCATTCAGGCTGCCGCCCTCCTGCCCGCCCATGCCGGCGAAAACCTCGCCGCCATCAAATCGGCCGGTGTCTTCAAGATCGGCACCGAAGGCACCTATGCGCCTTTCACCTATCATGACGAAAGCGGCAAGCTCGTCGGCTTCGACGTCGAGATCGGCGAAGCGATCGCCGCCAAGCTCGGCGTCAAGGCCGAATTCGTCGAAGGCAAGTGGGACGGCCTGATCGCCGGTCTCGACGCCAAGCGCTACGACACGGTTATCAACCAGGTCGGCATCACCGAAGCGCGCAAGCAGAAATATGATTTCTCCGAACCCTATATCGCTTCCAAGGCCGTGCTGATCATTCGCGAGGGCGACGACAGCATCAAGACCTTCGCCGACCTCAAGGGCAAGAAGGCTGCCCAGTCGCTGACCAGCAACTTCGGTAAGATCGCAACCGAATCCGGTGCCGAACTCGTCGGCACTGACGGTTTCGACCAGTCGATCCAGCTCGTGCTCACCAAGCGCGCCGATGCGACGATCAACGACAGCCTCTCCTTCCTCGATTTCAAGAAGCACAAGCCGGACGCACCGGTGAAGATCGCCGCCGAGCAGGAAAATGCCGATTACTCCGGCGTCATCATCCGCAAGAGTGAGCCGGAGCTGCTTGAAGCAATCAACAAGGCGCTCGCCGACATCAAGGCCGACGGCACTTACAAGAAGATCGCCGATAAGTATTTCGGTCAGGACGTTTCGAAGTAA
- a CDS encoding amino acid ABC transporter permease — protein MAHWLQLMAESLPSLLWAGLIFTIPLTLLSFIFGLALGLITAIARLFGPAPVAAIARFYVWVIRGTPLLVQLFVIFYGLPSIGILLDAFPAALIGFTLNIGAYSSEIIRAVISSVPKGQWEAAYSIGMSWRQAMSRTILPQAGRVAVPPLSNTFISLVKDTSLAAAITVPELFQAAQRIVATTYEPLILYIEAALIYLVLSSVLSQLQVRLERRFARYGGMLEANA, from the coding sequence GTGGCGCACTGGCTCCAACTGATGGCGGAATCACTTCCCTCGCTCCTCTGGGCGGGCCTGATCTTCACGATCCCCCTCACCCTGCTGTCCTTCATCTTCGGCCTGGCTCTCGGCCTGATCACCGCGATCGCCCGCCTTTTCGGTCCGGCTCCCGTTGCGGCCATCGCCCGCTTCTATGTCTGGGTCATCCGCGGCACGCCGCTGCTCGTCCAGCTCTTCGTGATCTTCTACGGCCTGCCGAGCATCGGCATCCTGCTCGACGCTTTTCCGGCCGCTCTCATCGGCTTTACATTGAATATCGGCGCCTATAGCTCCGAGATCATCCGTGCCGTTATCTCCTCGGTGCCCAAGGGCCAATGGGAGGCCGCCTATTCGATCGGCATGAGCTGGCGCCAGGCGATGAGCCGGACGATCCTGCCGCAGGCCGGCCGCGTCGCGGTGCCACCTCTATCGAACACCTTCATCTCGCTTGTGAAGGATACGTCGCTTGCAGCCGCCATCACCGTGCCGGAACTTTTCCAGGCCGCACAGCGCATCGTCGCCACCACCTATGAGCCGCTCATCCTTTATATCGAGGCAGCGCTGATCTATCTCGTCCTCAGCTCCGTCCTCTCGCAGTTGCAGGTGCGGCTGGAACGGCGTTTCGCGCGTTATGGCGGCATGCTGGAGGCAAATGCATGA
- a CDS encoding amino acid ABC transporter ATP-binding protein, with amino-acid sequence MIELSNIEKRFGDAVILKDISIRIPEGSVTALVGPSGGGKSTLLRCINLLEIPTSGTIRLGEETLSFAPGKRTGWPAIQKIRRQTGMVFQNFQLFPHQTAIENVMEGLVTVLKWPQERARQRATELLTKVGMAHKTDAWPATLSGGQQQRVAIARALAPSPRVLLCDEPTSALDPELSAEVVDVLGQLAREGTTMVMATHDLRLASKIANDVVFLEAGSVVETGSARAIFSAPERERTKRFISTINAAHTYDI; translated from the coding sequence ATGATCGAGCTTTCCAACATCGAAAAGCGCTTCGGCGATGCCGTTATCCTGAAGGATATCAGCATCCGTATTCCGGAAGGCAGCGTCACCGCCCTGGTTGGCCCGTCCGGCGGCGGCAAGAGCACGCTGCTGCGCTGCATCAACCTGCTTGAAATTCCGACATCAGGCACGATCCGTCTCGGAGAGGAGACGCTCTCCTTCGCGCCAGGCAAACGAACGGGTTGGCCAGCGATCCAGAAGATCCGCCGCCAGACCGGCATGGTCTTCCAGAACTTCCAGCTCTTCCCGCATCAGACGGCGATCGAGAACGTCATGGAAGGGTTGGTGACGGTCTTGAAGTGGCCGCAGGAAAGGGCACGCCAGCGCGCTACCGAGCTGCTGACCAAGGTCGGCATGGCGCACAAGACCGATGCCTGGCCGGCGACACTTTCGGGAGGCCAGCAGCAGCGCGTGGCGATCGCCCGGGCGCTTGCGCCTTCACCGCGCGTGCTGCTCTGCGACGAACCGACCTCGGCGCTCGATCCGGAACTTTCGGCGGAAGTGGTCGATGTGCTGGGCCAGCTTGCCCGCGAGGGCACGACGATGGTCATGGCGACCCACGATCTCCGCCTCGCCTCCAAGATCGCCAATGACGTCGTTTTTCTGGAAGCCGGCAGCGTGGTGGAAACAGGCAGCGCCAGAGCGATTTTCAGCGCGCCGGAGCGTGAACGCACCAAGCGTTTCATCTCGACGATCAACGCCGCCCATACTTACGATATCTGA
- a CDS encoding NADPH-dependent FMN reductase — MSKLKIAVIVGSTRIGRFAEHPAKWISELVGQRSDLEVEVLDLLDYPMHFFGEARATTAESDTAERWKKKLREFDGFIFTVAEYNHAPTAVLKNAIDLGEFIQKPVAFVGYGGVGGARAVEQLRLIFVEMGAASVKTGVHIAFSEYLSVLKEGKSLGDYPHLNEAAKNQLDQLIWWGNALKAARSVVTSA; from the coding sequence ATGAGCAAATTGAAGATCGCCGTCATTGTCGGCAGCACTCGTATTGGCCGTTTCGCCGAACATCCGGCAAAATGGATTTCCGAGCTCGTCGGCCAACGCTCCGATCTCGAAGTCGAGGTTCTCGACCTTCTCGATTATCCCATGCATTTCTTTGGCGAAGCACGCGCCACCACGGCGGAAAGCGACACCGCCGAGCGCTGGAAGAAGAAGCTGCGCGAATTTGACGGCTTCATATTCACCGTCGCCGAGTACAATCATGCGCCGACGGCGGTTCTGAAGAACGCCATCGATCTCGGCGAATTCATCCAGAAGCCGGTCGCTTTCGTCGGCTATGGCGGCGTCGGCGGTGCACGTGCCGTCGAGCAGCTTCGCCTGATCTTCGTGGAAATGGGCGCCGCTTCGGTGAAGACGGGCGTGCACATCGCCTTCAGCGAATATCTGAGCGTGCTCAAGGAAGGCAAGAGCCTTGGCGATTACCCGCACCTCAACGAGGCGGCGAAGAATCAGCTCGATCAGCTCATCTGGTGGGGCAATGCGCTGAAGGCAGCGCGCTCGGTCGTCACTTCGGCCTGA